One segment of Anatilimnocola aggregata DNA contains the following:
- the flgA gene encoding flagellar basal body P-ring formation chaperone FlgA: MTVQLQKSMFFAAILVASQWSARAAEIHFQADATVARGIVRLGDVAEIITGDDGEARLLEGIALVPAPDVDQTRLLKRQEVQQLLQLSGVQLREHRFSGAEVTQLRAGMPIATHNVRKVASAVELIPTVIPAEQQPATEANAAARIGQALVSHLNAVSDFPAEWQAEVAFSPRVAQAVEGQQIVRVEGGISPWLGRQTFMLLIGNEAAPTRLPIEAEVSGTARAVTTIRTIERGTMLTADDLQLQTVSLKSGVRLVFDPQQLIGQEATRTLNAGQLVGIDMVRALRLVKRGEDIQVFSIGAGLQIVEPAKALADGGQGDSITVEFADRRKMTARVTGTRRAEVYAMQTIRSQVDTTTQLIRR, translated from the coding sequence CGTCGCTCGCGGGATCGTTCGCCTGGGCGATGTTGCCGAAATCATCACCGGCGACGATGGCGAAGCTCGACTGCTCGAAGGGATCGCGCTCGTACCGGCTCCCGATGTGGACCAAACCCGCTTGCTCAAGCGACAAGAGGTTCAACAACTGCTGCAGCTGAGCGGTGTGCAACTCCGCGAACATCGCTTCAGCGGGGCTGAGGTCACTCAACTGCGGGCTGGAATGCCGATTGCAACTCACAACGTCCGCAAAGTCGCGTCGGCGGTGGAATTGATTCCCACCGTAATCCCTGCCGAACAACAGCCCGCGACCGAAGCCAACGCTGCTGCCCGGATCGGCCAGGCCCTTGTCAGTCACTTGAATGCTGTCTCGGACTTTCCTGCCGAGTGGCAAGCCGAAGTCGCCTTCTCACCGCGCGTTGCTCAGGCCGTGGAAGGCCAGCAGATCGTTCGCGTCGAAGGTGGCATCTCTCCTTGGCTGGGTCGGCAGACTTTCATGCTGCTCATCGGCAACGAAGCAGCTCCCACTCGCCTGCCGATCGAAGCCGAAGTCTCGGGCACGGCCCGCGCGGTCACCACCATTCGCACCATCGAACGGGGCACCATGCTCACCGCTGACGACCTGCAACTGCAAACGGTCTCACTCAAGAGTGGCGTACGTCTGGTCTTCGATCCGCAGCAACTCATCGGTCAAGAAGCGACTCGCACGCTCAACGCGGGGCAACTCGTCGGCATCGATATGGTTCGCGCTTTGCGGCTCGTCAAGCGAGGCGAAGACATTCAGGTCTTCTCGATTGGTGCAGGCTTGCAAATTGTCGAACCAGCCAAGGCCCTGGCCGATGGCGGACAAGGGGACTCGATCACGGTCGAGTTTGCCGATCGTCGCAAGATGACGGCCCGCGTCACGGGCACTCGCCGGGCCGAAGTCTATGCGATGCAGACCATCCGCTCGCAAGTAGATACCACCACGCAATTGATTCGCCGTTAA
- a CDS encoding flagellar basal body L-ring protein FlgH has product MQHLNRTSWRTIPSVALLMGSSTLYVIAQQPRQEEGPSSSLYASRVAYQAQMQPGPPMGNGWYEAPLPPPKEVKKGDLIKIRVDINSQMASEGEVQRRKNTQYDAILNDWVLLNGLRSVKPAPQSDGDQRIRGTNNQLYRATGELDTAEVMKFNITATVVDILPNGNLVVEAHWKINNNNEQWIRSLSGIVARENIGPGNLVLGEDVAELHIGKKELGTVRDSYTRGWVTRLLDVFSPF; this is encoded by the coding sequence ATGCAACACCTCAACCGCACATCCTGGCGAACGATTCCTTCAGTGGCTCTGCTGATGGGGAGTTCCACGCTGTACGTCATCGCTCAGCAGCCTCGCCAAGAGGAAGGCCCAAGTTCGAGCTTGTACGCATCGCGGGTCGCCTATCAGGCTCAGATGCAACCGGGGCCACCGATGGGCAACGGCTGGTACGAAGCTCCGCTGCCGCCGCCGAAGGAAGTGAAGAAGGGGGATCTGATCAAGATTCGCGTCGACATCAATTCGCAGATGGCTTCGGAAGGTGAAGTTCAACGCCGCAAGAATACACAGTACGACGCAATCCTGAACGACTGGGTGCTACTCAACGGTCTGCGCTCGGTGAAACCAGCACCGCAGAGCGATGGCGACCAACGCATTCGCGGTACCAACAATCAACTCTATCGGGCCACCGGAGAACTCGACACGGCCGAAGTGATGAAGTTCAACATCACTGCAACCGTCGTCGACATTCTGCCCAACGGCAACCTGGTGGTCGAAGCCCACTGGAAGATCAACAACAACAACGAACAGTGGATTCGTTCGCTGTCGGGCATTGTTGCACGCGAAAACATCGGCCCGGGCAATCTAGTGTTGGGCGAAGATGTCGCCGAACTCCACATCGGCAAAAAGGAACTTGGCACCGTCCGCGATTCCTACACGCGGGGCTGGGTCACTCGCCTGCTCGACGTCTTCAGCCCGTTCTAA
- a CDS encoding flagellar basal body P-ring protein FlgI: MKNFILFLATIFTLASTARAEIKLSDVCRIKGQEENTLHGMGLVVGLKGTGDGDSRTTMRALARYMELMGHRLGNDPRGQTMLEELKGVKNVAMVFLTVTVPAGGAQQGDLIDCKVSALSAKSIEGGYLMLTELHGPVPGDKTVYGIAKGQISIDDIIKPQTGTIARGCQMEQKFQNEFVKDGKLLLVMSKDQATFQMTSLVEQSVNREPDFRIGSTGEGIARALDQVRVQVIIPATYADNPALFASVLMETRVGRPQTDTTVIINERKQAVIVGADVEIGPVAVMHKNRLIQVGGEQLNQFVEVNPAAETQKPKLAALVDALNTLKVPAEDVIDIIKMLKHKRALYGELIIE, encoded by the coding sequence ATGAAAAACTTCATCCTCTTCCTTGCGACAATCTTCACGCTGGCCAGCACGGCCCGCGCCGAGATCAAGCTGAGCGATGTCTGCCGCATCAAGGGCCAAGAAGAAAACACGCTGCACGGCATGGGTCTGGTCGTCGGCTTGAAGGGGACTGGCGACGGAGACTCGCGAACCACGATGCGGGCGCTGGCTCGCTACATGGAATTGATGGGGCATCGCCTCGGCAACGATCCACGCGGTCAAACCATGCTGGAAGAGTTGAAGGGTGTGAAGAACGTCGCGATGGTGTTTCTCACCGTCACGGTTCCCGCGGGTGGAGCCCAACAGGGCGACTTGATCGATTGCAAAGTGAGTGCCCTCAGTGCCAAGAGCATCGAAGGTGGTTACTTGATGCTGACCGAACTCCACGGCCCCGTGCCGGGCGATAAAACGGTCTATGGCATTGCCAAGGGTCAAATCTCGATCGACGACATCATCAAGCCCCAAACGGGCACCATCGCCCGTGGCTGCCAGATGGAACAGAAGTTTCAGAACGAGTTCGTGAAGGACGGCAAGTTGCTGCTGGTGATGAGCAAGGACCAGGCCACCTTTCAAATGACTTCGCTCGTCGAACAAAGCGTGAACCGCGAACCTGACTTTCGCATCGGCAGCACCGGCGAAGGAATCGCCCGTGCTCTCGATCAAGTGCGCGTGCAAGTGATCATCCCCGCCACCTATGCCGACAACCCGGCTTTGTTCGCTTCGGTGCTGATGGAAACTCGCGTCGGTCGGCCGCAGACCGATACCACCGTCATTATCAACGAACGAAAGCAGGCCGTCATTGTCGGGGCTGATGTGGAAATTGGCCCCGTCGCAGTGATGCACAAGAATCGCCTGATTCAGGTTGGCGGCGAACAGTTGAATCAGTTTGTCGAAGTGAATCCCGCTGCCGAAACCCAAAAGCCCAAGTTGGCCGCTCTGGTCGACGCCCTCAATACGTTGAAGGTTCCCGCTGAAGACGTGATCGACATCATCAAGATGCTCAAGCACAAGCGGGCCCTCTACGGCGAATTAATCATCGAATAG
- a CDS encoding rod-binding protein, with product MQINAATLTMAGPRGEAPTGLMAKTTSHDEAREAFTDFVGQTMFGQALSSMRKTVEKSEYFHGGRAEEVFQGQLDQILAEELTEASADSFAGPMFDMFMLHRS from the coding sequence ATGCAAATCAACGCCGCAACCCTGACGATGGCTGGCCCGCGAGGTGAAGCACCCACCGGCTTGATGGCCAAGACGACTTCGCACGACGAAGCTCGCGAAGCGTTCACCGATTTTGTCGGCCAGACGATGTTCGGCCAGGCTTTGTCTTCGATGCGAAAAACCGTCGAGAAGTCGGAGTACTTTCACGGCGGTCGTGCTGAGGAAGTGTTTCAAGGCCAGCTCGATCAAATCCTGGCCGAAGAATTGACGGAAGCATCGGCCGATTCCTTCGCCGGCCCGATGTTCGACATGTTCATGCTGCACCGCTCTTAG
- the flgN gene encoding flagellar export chaperone FlgN: MTTALATSPVAVNAVVPPVQIAPQVAPQTATKVDWEAEISQLLAELSGVQAELLAVLGEKRQRLAAVEIGSMSELQVREQALCDRLQACHTRREELLAAAKQQGLPADSMTSLAKAAVGTTSTSQRDKLRKDLANSASRMRLLQAQSLTNWVVAQRSLLHVSQLLEIIATGGRLQPTYGVGEGVHNRGGMVDHEA, from the coding sequence ATGACGACAGCCTTAGCCACATCGCCAGTTGCCGTGAACGCTGTAGTGCCACCGGTGCAGATCGCTCCGCAGGTTGCTCCCCAGACCGCCACGAAGGTCGATTGGGAAGCCGAGATTTCGCAACTACTGGCCGAACTGAGCGGCGTGCAAGCAGAACTACTGGCCGTGCTGGGCGAGAAACGGCAACGGTTGGCCGCGGTCGAAATCGGCAGCATGTCCGAACTGCAGGTTCGCGAACAAGCACTCTGCGATCGCTTGCAAGCGTGCCACACGCGGCGCGAGGAATTGCTGGCCGCGGCCAAGCAGCAAGGTCTGCCAGCCGACAGCATGACCTCGCTAGCGAAAGCTGCTGTCGGGACCACGAGCACATCGCAGCGTGACAAACTGCGCAAGGACCTGGCAAACTCGGCAAGCCGTATGCGACTGTTACAGGCCCAGAGCCTGACAAACTGGGTCGTGGCTCAACGTTCGCTGCTGCATGTGTCGCAATTGCTGGAGATTATCGCCACCGGTGGCCGCTTACAGCCGACCTATGGAGTAGGGGAAGGTGTGCACAATCGTGGTGGCATGGTCGACCACGAAGCCTAA
- the flgK gene encoding flagellar hook-associated protein FlgK, protein MSLFSTIQIAKNSLVAAQMGLQVTSNNVANANTPGYIRQNLVLTPAPTQRYGGLLLGLGVSVQAVVQQTDRFLEERVRNAASDLANSQAQEDTYVQLESLIGELSDTDLSTGLSEFFNSIHDILNQPDSASVRNLAVLQGKTLTDDIRRLDTRVREVRDNVNDQIGAAADEINRLLKEVSTLNVQISIAEGGGAVASDAVGLRDKRSQVLTQLSSIIDIQAVEQTSGDVTVFSGGDYLVFQGTFRPVTTVTKSDRDLNSYEIRLAETDSPINTSSGSLAGLISSRDNILGGFLDQLDTFTQNLMFEFNKLHSSGQGLTGLSEATSEFAVNNTAAALDQAGLTFNPVNGSFEVLVRNQQTGLTTTTQVRVDLNGLDGDTTLDELAAAINNIDGISAIVTPNRKLEIKGDSQLVTFSFANDTSGALAALGVNTFFTGSGASSIGINKTVQTDPSKFAASGGGIGEDTAIAVKLANLLNAPLASLGGSNLAVQYDRFVGEVTQGASVTKSVAEGFRVFHGTLEGQLLAVQGVNIDEEAIKMIAYQRAFQASARVVSTISELLETLVNL, encoded by the coding sequence ATGTCACTCTTCAGCACCATCCAGATCGCGAAGAACTCGCTGGTCGCAGCCCAAATGGGACTGCAGGTCACGAGCAACAACGTAGCCAACGCGAACACTCCCGGCTACATTCGCCAGAATCTGGTCCTGACACCCGCCCCCACGCAGCGTTACGGCGGCCTGCTGCTTGGCCTGGGCGTCAGCGTGCAAGCGGTCGTGCAACAGACCGATCGCTTTCTCGAAGAGCGGGTGCGCAACGCCGCCAGCGATCTGGCCAACAGCCAGGCCCAGGAAGATACCTACGTTCAACTCGAGTCGCTGATCGGCGAACTGAGCGACACTGACCTCAGCACCGGCCTGAGCGAGTTCTTCAACAGCATTCACGACATTCTCAACCAGCCCGATAGTGCCAGCGTCCGCAACCTGGCCGTGCTGCAAGGGAAAACGCTGACCGACGATATCCGCCGGCTTGATACGCGGGTGCGCGAAGTGCGCGATAACGTGAACGATCAGATCGGCGCTGCGGCCGACGAGATTAATCGCCTGTTGAAGGAAGTCTCGACGCTGAACGTGCAGATCTCGATTGCCGAAGGAGGCGGGGCAGTTGCTAGCGATGCCGTCGGCCTGCGCGATAAGCGGAGCCAGGTGCTCACGCAACTCTCGTCGATCATCGATATTCAAGCGGTCGAACAGACCAGCGGCGATGTGACGGTCTTCTCGGGCGGTGATTACCTCGTATTTCAGGGCACTTTTCGCCCGGTGACGACGGTCACCAAGTCTGACCGCGATTTGAACTCCTACGAAATTCGCCTCGCCGAAACCGATTCGCCCATCAACACCTCCAGCGGTTCGCTCGCCGGACTGATCTCCTCGCGCGATAACATCCTGGGGGGCTTTCTCGATCAACTCGATACGTTCACACAGAACTTGATGTTCGAGTTCAACAAGCTGCACAGCAGCGGGCAGGGACTCACCGGGCTGAGTGAAGCGACGAGCGAATTCGCCGTGAATAACACGGCTGCGGCCCTCGATCAGGCTGGCTTGACCTTCAATCCCGTGAATGGATCGTTCGAAGTCCTGGTGCGCAATCAACAAACGGGCCTGACCACCACCACGCAGGTGCGCGTCGATCTCAACGGCCTCGATGGCGATACCACGCTCGACGAACTGGCTGCTGCGATCAACAACATCGACGGCATTTCGGCCATTGTCACGCCCAATCGCAAGTTGGAGATCAAAGGGGACTCGCAACTAGTCACCTTCAGTTTTGCCAACGACACCAGCGGAGCACTCGCAGCCCTGGGTGTGAATACGTTCTTCACCGGTTCCGGCGCGTCGAGCATTGGCATCAACAAGACAGTGCAAACCGATCCCTCGAAGTTCGCAGCCAGCGGCGGTGGCATTGGCGAAGACACCGCCATTGCCGTGAAACTGGCGAACTTGCTGAACGCACCGCTGGCTTCGCTCGGCGGTTCGAATTTGGCCGTGCAGTACGATCGCTTTGTGGGTGAAGTGACGCAAGGCGCTTCGGTCACCAAGAGCGTGGCGGAAGGCTTTCGTGTTTTTCACGGCACGCTCGAAGGTCAGCTGTTGGCCGTGCAAGGCGTGAACATCGACGAAGAGGCCATCAAGATGATCGCCTATCAGCGGGCCTTTCAAGCGTCGGCCCGCGTTGTTTCGACCATCAGCGAACTGCTGGAGACGCTCGTCAACCTGTAA